Part of the alpha proteobacterium U9-1i genome, CTCTTCGATCACTGACGTGATAAACGACGCCGACAAGCCGAAGAGCGCGCCGTTGTCGAGCGGCCCGTCGATACCGCCAGCCAGACCAAAGCCGTAACCACGGAATTCAACACCGTTGGTGGTCTGCGGCTCGCGCGTCAGGCCGTAGCCGATTTCCTGCACCCAGAGCGAAACGTCGTCGATGTTGTGCAGACGCGTCGCCGCGAGCCGGTTGGTGGCGGCGCTTTGCGATTGCTGAATGGCCGTCGCCGCGAGCTCGGTCGCGCCGCCGGAGAAAGTCGGCAGCAGATCATCGTAGGCGGATTCAAACTCTTCTTGGGTGTCGAGCTGCGACATCGCCAAGCTGGCCGTGTTGTTGGTGCGCAATGCAGCCAGAATCGGGTTGAACGCCGCGCTCTCGTTCCTGTTGAGGCCGAGTTCGCTGGTAGATTTTAGTACGTAGGTCGCGGCAAGCGAGTTGGGATCGCCGACGGGACGCGCAACGGCCAGATTGTACAGGTAGGACGAGCCAGGCCCGGACAACGTGCGCTCGACGTTCGCAGCGCCGACCAAGCCGCCGGCAGCCGTGAGGAACACGCTTGAGCCGGAGAGCGGCAAGCCGACCGGAATGATTGGCGTGACCACCGACCCGGGATCAAACTGCACGACGCCGCTGGCCAGAAGGCGCGTGGACTCGCTCACGTTCTCGGACAACAGCACGCTAAGCTCGCCATCCGCCTGGAAGACAGCAGAGCTGAAATTCGTGGTGCCGCCATCGACCGCGAGGATGCCGTTCACAACATTCAGCGTGAGGCCGCCTGAATTGCCGATGCGGCCCAGGAACGTCGCACCGTTATTGATGTTGAAAACGTTGGTTCCCGCGCCGAAATCGACGTCTCCAACGATCGCGCCCGCCGACAGGTTCAGCGTGTCGCTACCCGAACCGAAACGCACATCGCCTTCGATGCGCACGGCGGGACGTGTCACCGTATCGTCGTCAACGGTGTCGTCGTCCGTAAAGACAGCGTCGGCGGTTTGGTTCAGCGTCACGCCAATGCTGGAGCCTGACACGTCAATTGCGATCGCGGAGCCGGTGGCGACGGGCACGATGTCGTCCGTGCCGTCGGTGTCGGTCGGGATCAATTCGGCGCGGATGAGACCCGAATTGTTGATCGTCGCCAAGGTGTTCGAACGGTCCACGATAGCAGTCGCGTTGGAAACCTCGCCCAACGCTTGCGACAAGACGCTACCGGTATTGGTGAAACTCGGAACCTGCGCGCCAGACTCGAAAAGAACCGCGTAACCGTCGAACGCACCCTCGGCCACAACCTGCGTCGTGATATTTTTGCGCGTTACGAAGCTGGGAACGATGGCGTTTTGACCGATGATCACGCCGAAGACGTCCGCTTCACGCGTGATCGAGGTGAACGTGTTGTCGAGCAGGATCCCGCCTGCGGTCGTTACGGTGCTTGTGCCGGTGCCTTGGATCCGCAGCGCCGTTGTCTCAACACCATCGTAAACGCCGAGCGAGGCGACGGAGCCGCGTGCATGAAAGCCGTAGCCTGAGGCCGTAGCGCCCAGCACGAGATTGGCCGAAGGATCGGCGGCAATCAGGAACGCGGGCGCATTCGAGAACGACTGAATTTGACCGCCTGCATCGTCGTTCGTGTCACCAGCGCCTTCAGTAACGCCGTCCCCGTCATCATCAACGTCGTCTTCAACACCGATGCCTTCGATGGTGATGCCCTGGAGCACGCTGCGGCGAACCTCAACGGCGGCGCCGCTGAGGAGAAAATCATCTGCATCGAGCTTGGTGGCGTCGTTCGGCCGCGTGGTCGCGTGGAAGCCTGAAACGTTGATCGTACCGCTGATGCTGAGCTCACCAGAAATCGGCGCATCGACCAGAAGACCGCGGCTTCCGGCGCCGCGCACGTTGATCGATCCGGCGCTCAGAACGACGTTGCCGTTAACACCAGCACCAGCTCCGCCGGTGATCGCGATTGCCGCCGAATTGTCACCGATAATGGTGATGTTGCCGCCGTTGGTTAGATTGCCGGACAGCAAAGAGTTCAGGCGGATGCCGTAGGAATCGTCACCTTCGATGCCAATGGGGCCGGTATTGGAGATGGCGCCGGTGTGCGTGCCACCCTCAAGCAAAATGCCGATGCGGTCTGTTCCCTGCGCCCATTCGCCGTCCAGGTCGCCGTCCGCGTCGCCGTCGGCCGCCGTGTACGTTTCGATCAAGCTGATCGCGCCGGTGCTGCTCACATCGCCGCTGAAGCCGCCGACAATTCGGATGCCGCGCGAACCGCTGGCGTCGTTCGACGTGAGGCCAGTCGAGCCATTGTTGGTGACGTTGTTGTTGGAGTTCAGCGTAATCGCGGATTGCCCGGTCGTGACCGCGATCGAACCACCGGCGGCGACGGTTACGTTGCCGGGCGTCAGATCGCCAGGCGCGGCGGGTTGCGAGGTTTGCAGCGGCGTCGTCGTCGCGGTTGTGACTTCCACCGGTCCGGCTTCGGCCTTGTCGGCTCCCGCGACGCCGGCCAATACGACCGCCAATCCCGCGAGCTTAATCCCCGTTTTGCGCATGCCGGCTCCGTTCCCGTGTCCCATCCCAGCGGGGGGCGGACGGCGCTGCCCGGCCGCTGCCGAGCGCGGCGCAGCGGCCTCGCATCTCCCCGCAATACGCCGCCCAGAGTGACCCCTTGGGCGGCGCGCTCGGATGGCATGCCGGCTTTACCGAATTTTGTCCATAGCGCGGCGCAGGGTCGAAATTCCCCTATCCGTGCAAATATGTGACGCGGTTTTAGCGGGCGCGGGCGGTGAGGAAGAGCATGCCCGAGTAGCCGCTGCGAATCTCCTCTTCGCGGTCGCCGATCCGCTCGACCGTCATTCCGGTTGCGAGCTTGCTGAAGGCTGCTTCCAGCTCATCCGGACCGACACTGACGGCGGGGTATTCCTCGCTGCCAACGGTGTACCCTCGGGATCCGGCCAGGAATGCCGCCGCCAGCATCCCGCCCGGCCGAACGGCGCGGGCGAAGCAGGCGCACGCGTTCTCGAACTCGTCCTGGCGGGCGGTGATGGACTCGGCGCAGAAAAACATCGTCGCTGCGTCCCAGTTCGCCGCCGGCAGATCGAAAATTGAGCCTTGGACAGCGTCGAGTTTGGCGCGGAGCGCCGCCATGGGCGCCTCTGGGCTGGCATCGGCCATACCGTGGGCGGCGCGGGCGATTTCCCAAAAGTGCAGCCACGGCGCGCGCAAAGCGGCGCGCTTCGCTTCCTGATGCAACCACGCAATGTTGCTCTCGGCATATTCCCAGGCTGTCACGCGGCGCGCGACCGGCAGTGCGGACAAGAGCGGAAACAGGTTCGGTCCGGTGCCGACGTCGAGCACGTCGAGATCAGTGCGACCGGCGGCGCCCTCGATCAGCGCGGCGCAGGTGCGACGCACGACCTCGTCATCGTCAGGATGGGGATCGGCATAATAGTGCTGAACGTAGGATTCGGGATCGAATTTGGACCAGCCGAATTCCTTATTCCCCGCGCCAGCGTCGTCCGACATGCAGCCTCCATGAGCGGCCGCAAGCTATACTGGTTCACGGCATGCCGAAACGTCTATTGCCGGCGTCTGGAGACGAGCGACGAGAGTTCGCCCGGCGCTGCGTCCGAAGCCGCGGCAGCGGCCTCGGACCGCGTCACGAATGCGGCGATGTCGGCGCTCGGCATCGCGTGAGCGAAAAAGAAGCCCTGCAGCTCGGTGACGCCCATGAGACGCATCACGGAGGCCTCGGCTTCGGTCTCAACGCCTTCGGCGACGATGTCCATACCGAGGCCGCGCCCGATGGTGACGACCGATTGGATGATCGTCATGGCGCGCTTGCGTTCGTGAACGCCGGTGACGAAGGCGCGATCGATTTTGATCTTGTCGAAGCGGAAATCGCAGAGATAGCGCAGCGACGAATAACCGGTGCCGAAATCGTCCAAGGCAATCTTGAAGCCGAGCGCACGGATCGCCTCGAGAATTTGGCGATTGCGATCGGTCGATTCCATCAGCACGCCTTCGGTGACCTCGAGCACGAAGCGGCGCGGATCGACGTTGTGCTCGGCGATCAACCGTTCGAGCAGCGCGACCAAGTCGACATGGCGAAACTGCACCGGCGAAAGGTTGATCGCGACGTCGAGGTTGGGCCAGCTCTTGGCTTCAGAGAATGCGCGCGAGAGCACGTAAGCGCCCAGCGCCGGCATCAAGCCCGCCTCTTCGGCGATCGGCACGAACACCGCCGGCGAGATATCGCCCTTGGTGGGGTGACGCCACCGCAGCAGCGCTTCGACGCCCGACACCTTGTTGGTCGAGCAATTGATCAGCGGCTGATAGTGCAGCAACAGCTCTTCACGGTTCAGCGCTTCCAGCAATTCGAGTTCAATCTCGCGGCGTTGCTCAACCTCGGCCGCCATCTCGGCGCAGAACACCATGACGCGGTCGCGGCCCTGGTTTTTTCCCTGATAGAGCGCAATGTCGGCGTGGCGCATCAATTCCGGCGGCGACATGCCATGTTCGGGCGCGAGCGCGATGCCGATCGAGGCGGTCATGCGAAGGTTTTGACCGTAGACGTCAAAGCCTTCATCAAACGCGCGGCGCAGGCGCTCACTCAGGTCCGCGGCGCCCTCTGTTCCGGCGGCGCGGCGAAGAACCGCAAACTCATCGCCGCCGAAGCGGGCGAGGAAGTCGTCGCGGCCCAATGCTTTGCGCAAGCGCGCGCCGACGGCCATGATCAGGGCGTCGCCGGCTTGGTGGCCCAGCGTGTCGTTGATGTCCTTGAAGCGGTCGACGTCGATATAGGCGACGACGACGTGCGTGTTGTTGCGCGCCTGCACGACATCATCGAGGCTTTCCTGCAGGCGCTCCACGAAGTGACGGCGGTTTGGCAAGCCTGACATTTGATCGTGCTTGGCTTCATGCTGCGCTTTGCGCTCGCGGCTCGCGAGCTCCATCGAAGCACTCTTGAGGCGCCCGAGCATGACGGCGGTAAGGTAGCCGGCGCCGATAACGCCCAGGACCACCAGCGGCAGCACAAACAGCAGCAATGGTTGGCCTGGGCGGCGCGGCGTC contains:
- a CDS encoding putative autotransporter protein, producing MRKTGIKLAGLAVVLAGVAGADKAEAGPVEVTTATTTPLQTSQPAAPGDLTPGNVTVAAGGSIAVTTGQSAITLNSNNNVTNNGSTGLTSNDASGSRGIRIVGGFSGDVSSTGAISLIETYTAADGDADGDLDGEWAQGTDRIGILLEGGTHTGAISNTGPIGIEGDDSYGIRLNSLLSGNLTNGGNITIIGDNSAAIAITGGAGAGVNGNVVLSAGSINVRGAGSRGLLVDAPISGELSISGTINVSGFHATTRPNDATKLDADDFLLSGAAVEVRRSVLQGITIEGIGVEDDVDDDGDGVTEGAGDTNDDAGGQIQSFSNAPAFLIAADPSANLVLGATASGYGFHARGSVASLGVYDGVETTALRIQGTGTSTVTTAGGILLDNTFTSITREADVFGVIIGQNAIVPSFVTRKNITTQVVAEGAFDGYAVLFESGAQVPSFTNTGSVLSQALGEVSNATAIVDRSNTLATINNSGLIRAELIPTDTDGTDDIVPVATGSAIAIDVSGSSIGVTLNQTADAVFTDDDTVDDDTVTRPAVRIEGDVRFGSGSDTLNLSAGAIVGDVDFGAGTNVFNINNGATFLGRIGNSGGLTLNVVNGILAVDGGTTNFSSAVFQADGELSVLLSENVSESTRLLASGVVQFDPGSVVTPIIPVGLPLSGSSVFLTAAGGLVGAANVERTLSGPGSSYLYNLAVARPVGDPNSLAATYVLKSTSELGLNRNESAAFNPILAALRTNNTASLAMSQLDTQEEFESAYDDLLPTFSGGATELAATAIQQSQSAATNRLAATRLHNIDDVSLWVQEIGYGLTREPQTTNGVEFRGYGFGLAGGIDGPLDNGALFGLSASFITSVIEEPGRADGELSASFGQANAYLGTAMGPIDLDFVAGLGVGKMSSTRRVEIGNAFVASTEADWWAYEGHGAARASLPLALTDWFIVTPHAALTYVALNEAAYEEEGGGAAFNYDVESQFAQRLWADVGVEFSGRWRLSGEGMLAPRLMLGYRANVLSDDAEREFRLGGGTPFTLVDESSGEGAPLIGVGIDATNGFSTFSLSYEGEFGDEIDRHSLNAAVRFRF
- a CDS encoding putative methyltransferase bldM, whose product is MSDDAGAGNKEFGWSKFDPESYVQHYYADPHPDDDEVVRRTCAALIEGAAGRTDLDVLDVGTGPNLFPLLSALPVARRVTAWEYAESNIAWLHQEAKRAALRAPWLHFWEIARAAHGMADASPEAPMAALRAKLDAVQGSIFDLPAANWDAATMFFCAESITARQDEFENACACFARAVRPGGMLAAAFLAGSRGYTVGSEEYPAVSVGPDELEAAFSKLATGMTVERIGDREEEIRSGYSGMLFLTARAR
- a CDS encoding diguanylate cyclase/phosphodiesterase; the protein is MLNDANRTLHYKNDLRRLTAVIGFALACFGVVLIAVVAFAGWSANSAAVVRERQLVENALDQAVSRVLNEEKAIAWWDDAVINAQLRPLDLEWIETNFGVYFYETYGHDEIYIIDGDNRPVYANIEGEYQRHPAVSYSRHADVLGQVVAAARGNRDPSLRVRDGAFTADQARYSFLLGAQSAGWAGHILTVDGVPAVVTAMTIVPMVDANVLQGRPHMMVSVVKIDEDFMVGVGRTLLTPDLAVSQRPSVQNGVVSRPFLADDGAPLGHLTWTPRRPGQPLLLFVLPLVVLGVIGAGYLTAVMLGRLKSASMELASRERKAQHEAKHDQMSGLPNRRHFVERLQESLDDVVQARNNTHVVVAYIDVDRFKDINDTLGHQAGDALIMAVGARLRKALGRDDFLARFGGDEFAVLRRAAGTEGAADLSERLRRAFDEGFDVYGQNLRMTASIGIALAPEHGMSPPELMRHADIALYQGKNQGRDRVMVFCAEMAAEVEQRREIELELLEALNREELLLHYQPLINCSTNKVSGVEALLRWRHPTKGDISPAVFVPIAEEAGLMPALGAYVLSRAFSEAKSWPNLDVAINLSPVQFRHVDLVALLERLIAEHNVDPRRFVLEVTEGVLMESTDRNRQILEAIRALGFKIALDDFGTGYSSLRYLCDFRFDKIKIDRAFVTGVHERKRAMTIIQSVVTIGRGLGMDIVAEGVETEAEASVMRLMGVTELQGFFFAHAMPSADIAAFVTRSEAAAAASDAAPGELSSLVSRRRQ